A window of the Parabacteroides merdae ATCC 43184 genome harbors these coding sequences:
- a CDS encoding glycoside hydrolase domain-containing protein: MMRKYIEYIVLFLFLLSCSSKVEILTGDSQYQPFAPDGIPFVVADSMWNVDMRGNHRAVVRVSDINSNTAVKAVLPWRRPDLRPETKKVVVVDGQTGIEIKNVEILDFSSESGTIIFEPISGEGLYYIYYLPYKYRKGAGDARYGKPWNDYLPPIYEVDGKWKSELPTNLPIAQVLRFESRTKLDAFTPMGIIATIDETDSLLQQYPETPILFPEDRAFPIRLTDRLPIRWIEKGPAKSFAGVALRNEYYVWQIGVWAAHEGLDNVKLSFSDLKNGSTKIAKESITCFNQEGINWDGKPISFDIQIPKGKVQALWCGVQIPEDAKIGTYVGTIDFQVNEVVTKTIPLEITVTGEVLADKGDGDLWRHARLRWLNSQIGEDREPVTPFLPMKVNGNIIQATEKTFRIASNGLPASIEINGKQVLAKPFRFVVVTNDGDIAFDAEDAVLKKEADGMVSWISSYEKDGIHFISNAFMEYDGYVHYDLKVSTERDLIVKDIRLETDYTPYASEYFMGTGFDGGFRPVTYQWNWDGPWDSYWMGNALAGLHVEYRGGSYHGPLLNDYKPAPSRVWANSGKGMIKVSGAKGLGAKVIASTGVDTLSIQPKNYEFALMITPSKRLNSGKHFSERYYHAIHSGFDKAAEEGANIINIHHAKPLNPVINYPFIVRDSLVAFIDHEHKFGRKVKLYYTIRELTNYAQEIYALKSLNHEIFVSGPGYGLPWQCEHLIDDYKPAWYTELPQDCSDAALVLNGFSRWINYYLEGLRWMFENYEIDGIYMDDVSFDRTVMKRIRKIIAKYRPDALIDLHSNTGYSIGPANQYTDFFPYVDRLWFGESFKYNQMRPDEWLVTFSGIPFGVMSEMLQDGGNRFLGMVYGTTARHSYGRFSPAPVWNLWKSFGIEEAKMLGYWDEFCPIKTSDPEVKATAFVKTDSILISVGNFSESDRNVHLIIDWNSLGMDKTKALLKAPFVNDFQQASTFSLDEMIPIKRKEGLLLILSISK; this comes from the coding sequence ATGATGAGGAAATATATAGAATATATAGTGTTGTTTTTATTTTTATTGTCTTGTTCCTCAAAAGTGGAAATACTGACTGGGGATAGCCAATATCAGCCTTTTGCTCCTGATGGAATTCCTTTTGTTGTTGCGGATTCTATGTGGAATGTTGATATGCGAGGTAACCATAGAGCAGTTGTACGAGTTTCCGATATAAATAGCAATACAGCCGTTAAGGCTGTATTGCCTTGGCGACGTCCAGATTTACGTCCGGAGACTAAAAAAGTTGTAGTTGTGGATGGACAGACTGGCATAGAAATAAAGAATGTCGAGATTCTGGATTTTTCTTCAGAGTCTGGAACGATTATATTTGAACCAATTTCAGGAGAAGGGCTCTATTATATCTATTATTTGCCGTATAAATATAGAAAAGGAGCTGGTGATGCACGTTACGGTAAACCTTGGAATGATTATCTTCCCCCTATTTATGAGGTAGACGGCAAATGGAAGTCTGAATTACCAACTAATTTACCGATAGCCCAGGTTCTTCGTTTTGAAAGTCGAACGAAATTGGATGCTTTTACTCCAATGGGGATTATCGCGACGATAGATGAGACCGATAGCTTGTTGCAGCAGTACCCAGAAACGCCGATTTTGTTTCCGGAGGATAGAGCATTTCCTATTCGTTTGACAGATCGATTGCCAATTCGTTGGATAGAAAAGGGACCGGCTAAATCTTTTGCTGGTGTAGCTTTGCGAAATGAGTATTATGTTTGGCAAATTGGAGTGTGGGCTGCTCATGAAGGGCTGGATAACGTTAAACTTTCATTTAGCGATTTGAAAAATGGTTCTACGAAAATAGCAAAAGAATCTATTACTTGTTTTAATCAAGAAGGTATAAATTGGGATGGGAAACCAATAAGTTTTGATATCCAGATTCCAAAAGGAAAAGTGCAAGCTCTTTGGTGTGGAGTTCAAATTCCGGAAGATGCCAAAATCGGAACTTATGTGGGGACAATTGATTTTCAGGTAAATGAAGTCGTTACAAAAACGATTCCATTAGAAATAACAGTCACGGGAGAAGTTTTGGCTGATAAAGGAGATGGAGATCTTTGGAGGCATGCAAGGTTGAGATGGCTGAATTCTCAAATAGGAGAAGATCGTGAACCGGTCACTCCTTTTCTTCCGATGAAAGTAAATGGCAATATAATTCAGGCAACAGAGAAAACATTTCGTATTGCTTCCAACGGGCTACCGGCTTCGATAGAAATTAACGGCAAACAGGTTTTGGCGAAACCATTTCGTTTTGTTGTTGTTACAAATGATGGTGATATTGCTTTTGATGCGGAAGATGCTGTTCTGAAAAAAGAGGCGGATGGAATGGTTTCTTGGATATCATCTTATGAAAAAGACGGGATCCATTTTATCAGTAATGCTTTTATGGAATATGATGGCTATGTGCATTATGATTTGAAAGTTTCGACAGAGCGGGATTTAATTGTGAAAGATATACGTCTGGAAACGGATTATACACCTTATGCCTCGGAGTATTTTATGGGAACTGGTTTTGACGGAGGTTTCCGTCCGGTAACTTATCAATGGAATTGGGATGGACCTTGGGATAGTTATTGGATGGGAAATGCTTTGGCAGGTTTGCATGTAGAATATAGAGGAGGCAGTTATCATGGTCCTTTATTGAATGATTATAAGCCTGCTCCTTCGAGAGTTTGGGCAAATAGTGGAAAAGGTATGATAAAGGTGTCTGGAGCAAAAGGGTTAGGTGCAAAAGTTATAGCTAGTACGGGAGTGGATACATTATCGATTCAGCCGAAAAATTATGAATTTGCATTGATGATAACTCCTTCTAAAAGATTGAATTCAGGTAAGCATTTTTCTGAACGCTATTATCATGCCATACATTCAGGGTTTGATAAGGCGGCAGAGGAAGGAGCAAATATTATTAATATTCATCATGCTAAGCCTTTGAATCCAGTTATTAATTATCCATTTATTGTGCGAGATTCTTTGGTTGCATTTATTGATCATGAGCATAAATTCGGACGGAAAGTTAAGCTGTATTATACCATTCGGGAATTGACTAATTATGCTCAAGAGATTTATGCTTTAAAAAGTTTGAATCATGAGATATTTGTTTCTGGGCCTGGATATGGATTGCCATGGCAATGTGAGCATTTGATAGATGACTATAAGCCTGCATGGTATACAGAATTACCTCAGGATTGTTCGGATGCAGCATTAGTATTGAATGGATTTTCACGTTGGATTAATTATTATTTGGAAGGTTTGCGTTGGATGTTTGAAAATTATGAAATAGATGGTATTTATATGGATGATGTTTCTTTCGATCGTACTGTTATGAAACGAATTAGGAAGATTATTGCGAAATATCGCCCCGATGCTTTAATTGATCTTCATTCAAATACTGGGTATTCCATAGGTCCGGCTAATCAATATACAGATTTCTTCCCGTATGTGGATCGATTGTGGTTTGGTGAGAGTTTTAAATATAATCAAATGCGTCCGGATGAATGGCTTGTTACTTTTTCTGGGATTCCATTTGGTGTTATGAGTGAAATGTTACAAGACGGAGGAAATCGTTTTCTGGGAATGGTATATGGAACGACAGCCCGTCATTCGTATGGACGATTTTCTCCTGCTCCTGTATGGAATCTGTGGAAATCCTTTGGTATAGAGGAGGCGAAAATGTTAGGATATTGGGATGAATTTTGTCCTATAAAAACTTCTGATCCAGAAGTTAAAGCTACTGCTTTTGTGAAAACAGATAGTATTTTGATTTCTGTAGGTAATTTTTCTGAATCGGATAGGAATGTTCATCTGATCATAGATTGGAATTCTTTAGGAATGGATAAGACGAAAGCACTATTGAAAGCTCCGTTTGTCAATGATTTTCAACAAGCTTCTACATTTAGTTTAGACGAGATGATTCCAATAAAACGAAAAGAGGGATTGTTATTGATCCTGTCTATTTCAAAATAG